In Pedobacter sp. WC2423, the following are encoded in one genomic region:
- a CDS encoding M57 family metalloprotease, whose translation MEKRNLLLMVGLLTIGFISCQKKENPKTVDTNTEISASAKAKINKLGFSAAGAQKVPGGYLVEGDILLTEKILDENPVTSLLNIAKTEHYRTTNVVKSMPRVFTISVSNLPAIYSDATNLMIERYNQLGLRISFQRANTGTIGDINVVGFNQGPNGNQIVLGSSGFPTAAGQPYNEIKMNTNEAAYGTNPELSNLTSVLQHEVGHTIGLRHTDLANRAYSCGGQAVNEGASLEGAVFIPGTPSGADAGSFMLACLNGGNRTFNNNDIVALNYLYGTTTPRIFGYGSGYRGQEYSFTVYGSVLGDTFAWTVSSNGATITSGQNTQTVNVILKNIAGTAPYTYPVSVLITSLDGTTRTATFIAPSKYCGGNCPL comes from the coding sequence ATGGAAAAAAGAAATCTACTCTTAATGGTTGGTTTACTGACTATTGGTTTTATTTCCTGCCAAAAAAAAGAAAATCCTAAAACGGTTGATACGAATACTGAAATATCAGCTTCAGCTAAGGCAAAAATCAATAAATTAGGCTTTAGCGCTGCTGGAGCTCAAAAAGTACCAGGAGGGTATTTAGTAGAAGGTGATATCCTTTTGACTGAAAAAATCCTGGATGAAAATCCGGTAACAAGCCTTTTGAATATTGCTAAAACAGAACATTACAGGACCACCAATGTGGTGAAAAGCATGCCGCGGGTTTTTACAATATCAGTATCAAATTTACCAGCTATTTATAGTGATGCGACAAATTTAATGATTGAAAGGTATAATCAGCTTGGTCTTAGAATCTCTTTCCAACGTGCAAATACCGGTACAATCGGGGACATTAATGTTGTTGGATTTAACCAGGGTCCGAATGGTAATCAGATTGTTCTGGGGTCATCTGGTTTTCCAACAGCAGCAGGGCAGCCCTATAATGAGATCAAAATGAATACCAACGAAGCTGCATATGGTACAAATCCGGAATTGTCAAATCTGACTTCGGTATTGCAGCATGAAGTTGGACACACGATTGGTCTGCGTCATACTGATCTGGCAAACAGAGCTTACAGCTGCGGTGGGCAGGCTGTTAATGAAGGCGCTTCTCTGGAAGGTGCTGTATTTATACCAGGTACACCCTCTGGTGCTGATGCGGGATCATTTATGCTGGCCTGTTTAAATGGAGGAAACAGGACTTTTAATAACAATGATATTGTTGCATTGAACTATTTATATGGGACTACTACACCTCGTATTTTCGGGTATGGCAGTGGTTACAGAGGGCAAGAATATTCATTTACTGTATACGGATCGGTTTTGGGTGATACTTTTGCATGGACCGTAAGTAGTAACGGGGCCACAATTACCAGTGGTCAAAATACGCAAACTGTGAATGTTATTTTGAAAAACATTGCTGGCACAGCTCCTTATACCTATCCTGTGAGCGTTTTAATAACCAGTCTGGATGGGACAACCAGAACTGCTACTTTCATTGCACCTTCTAAATATTGCGGAGGGAACTGTCCGCTTTAA
- a CDS encoding helix-turn-helix domain-containing protein — translation MSEYNPAELAAKFINYTSRHIFLTGKAGTGKTTFLRNLIELTHKKAVIVAPTGIAAINAAGVTIHSLFQLPFGTYLPKQPAVEPVNQQYNTPRSIVRHLQMNTTKRRIFQDLELLIIDEVSMLRADLLDAIDMVLRYIRRNNASFGGVQVLFIGDLHQLPPVVKSNEWQLLGEFYKSVYFFDAHALYHNPPVYIELEKIYRQADSVFIDLLNNLRNNEITAENITLLEKYYKAGFEPAKDDKYITLTTHNQRADTLNKKSLEELGGKSYFFKATVEDEFSENSYPAEHLLELKLGAQIMFIKNDQSGDRRYFNGKIATVIRLGEDAIEVETEGEREKIILEKFTWKNIRYSNHKVTNEIEEEVIGKFIQYPIKLAWAITVHKSQGLTFDKAIIDIGNAFAPGQIYVALSRLRSLDGLVLTSQISRTGIRQDQNVALFSKNKQQEEELKEQITQESQIFLKSYLITCFDLTPLDNYVYEHVHSYSKDINKSSKQKHVKWAQLLLKDLSEIKANANKFLAQLQRLCSDQSTDGLANLLVRTTAAENYFNPLILDLSRRIFERMELVKQDKQVTAFLTELLEMESLFYEQFKKIRKATGLLQATINGTDFTKTDVGSLLNQKEREAQMKSVYAMPNKLDFTAKKERTKKTATPKAPKEDTKVVSLELFLKGKTIVEIAEERKMVIGTIEGHLAHYVALQEISAKDILGRKKLDNILEAIRELKTMSLAPIRDHLGKNFTFGEIKIGIAAHLAES, via the coding sequence ATGAGTGAATACAACCCTGCTGAGCTAGCGGCTAAATTTATCAATTACACTTCAAGGCATATCTTTCTGACAGGGAAAGCTGGAACCGGGAAGACTACATTTTTGAGGAATTTAATTGAGCTGACACATAAAAAAGCGGTTATTGTAGCCCCGACCGGGATTGCTGCGATTAATGCTGCAGGGGTAACGATCCATTCGCTGTTTCAGCTTCCTTTTGGAACATATCTGCCTAAACAGCCTGCTGTTGAGCCTGTTAATCAGCAGTATAATACACCGAGATCCATCGTTCGTCATTTACAGATGAACACGACCAAAAGAAGAATATTTCAGGACCTTGAATTACTGATCATCGATGAAGTGAGTATGTTGCGCGCCGATTTACTGGATGCGATTGATATGGTACTGCGTTATATCAGAAGGAACAATGCCAGCTTTGGCGGGGTACAGGTCTTGTTTATCGGAGACCTTCACCAATTACCTCCGGTTGTCAAATCTAATGAGTGGCAGCTTTTAGGCGAGTTTTATAAGAGTGTCTATTTCTTTGATGCGCATGCATTGTATCATAATCCTCCGGTATATATTGAGCTGGAGAAGATCTACAGACAGGCAGATTCTGTATTCATCGATTTATTAAATAACCTCAGAAATAATGAAATCACAGCAGAGAATATTACGCTGCTGGAGAAGTATTATAAAGCTGGTTTTGAACCGGCAAAAGACGATAAATATATCACACTGACTACCCATAACCAACGTGCAGACACTTTAAATAAGAAAAGTCTGGAAGAGCTTGGCGGGAAGTCTTATTTCTTCAAGGCCACTGTAGAAGATGAGTTTTCTGAAAACTCTTATCCGGCCGAACATCTGCTGGAATTGAAACTCGGTGCCCAGATTATGTTTATCAAGAATGATCAGAGTGGTGACCGCCGTTATTTTAATGGAAAAATAGCTACTGTTATTCGTCTGGGCGAGGATGCAATAGAAGTAGAAACAGAAGGGGAGCGGGAAAAGATTATCCTGGAGAAGTTTACCTGGAAGAATATAAGATACAGCAATCATAAGGTCACGAATGAGATCGAAGAAGAGGTTATTGGTAAGTTTATCCAGTATCCGATTAAACTGGCCTGGGCAATTACTGTACATAAAAGCCAGGGTTTAACATTTGACAAAGCCATCATTGATATCGGGAATGCTTTTGCACCGGGACAGATTTATGTAGCCTTGTCACGTTTGCGGTCGCTGGATGGTTTAGTACTGACCTCTCAGATTTCAAGAACAGGAATCAGACAGGATCAGAATGTCGCTTTGTTCTCTAAGAACAAACAGCAGGAGGAGGAGTTGAAGGAACAGATTACACAGGAGAGTCAGATTTTTCTGAAAAGTTACCTGATCACCTGTTTCGACTTAACACCGCTTGATAATTACGTTTATGAGCATGTGCATTCTTACAGTAAGGATATCAATAAATCTTCCAAGCAAAAACATGTCAAATGGGCTCAGCTGTTGCTAAAAGATCTGAGTGAAATTAAGGCCAATGCGAATAAATTCCTTGCGCAGCTTCAGCGCTTGTGCAGTGACCAGTCTACTGATGGACTGGCTAATCTGCTGGTCAGAACTACAGCCGCTGAGAATTATTTTAATCCGCTTATCCTGGATCTTTCCAGACGTATTTTTGAACGGATGGAACTGGTGAAACAAGATAAGCAGGTTACCGCTTTCCTGACTGAATTACTAGAGATGGAATCGTTGTTTTACGAGCAATTCAAAAAGATAAGAAAGGCTACAGGTTTATTACAGGCCACCATCAACGGAACAGATTTCACGAAAACTGATGTCGGTTCTTTATTGAATCAGAAAGAGCGCGAAGCACAGATGAAATCTGTGTATGCGATGCCAAATAAATTAGACTTTACGGCTAAAAAGGAAAGAACAAAGAAAACAGCAACGCCTAAAGCGCCAAAAGAAGATACCAAAGTAGTCTCTCTGGAGTTGTTTTTAAAAGGGAAAACTATTGTTGAGATCGCTGAGGAGCGGAAAATGGTGATTGGAACAATAGAAGGACACCTTGCGCATTATGTGGCTTTACAGGAGATTTCTGCTAAAGACATTTTGGGCCGTAAAAAGCTGGACAATATACTTGAAGCCATCAGGGAGTTGAAAACCATGAGTCTGGCACCCATCAGAGATCATCTGGGCAAGAACTTTACTTTTGGGGAAATTAAGATAGGCATTGCTGCCCATCTGGCTGAAAGTTAA
- the dapF gene encoding diaminopimelate epimerase: MLNTNPTDPSKLHFYKYQGAGNDFVLIDNRLQTFQYKDNNLVHQLCDRRFGIGADGLMLLQSHSAYDFEMLYFNADGNLGSMCGNGGRCIVAFAKHLGIIDTQTNFLAVDGPHYAKISEKGNWVDLQMIDVYQIGRDGEAYVLNTGSPHYVTQVTALKEMDVFKQGTMIRNNATYKKDGINVNFVEDKGDHLFIRTFERGVEDETFACGTGVTAVALAMAKHHGKTGSQVTEIEVLGGNLRVGFQYDGHEFTKVFLCGPAELVFEGKY; encoded by the coding sequence ATGTTAAATACCAACCCCACTGATCCGTCAAAACTACATTTCTATAAATATCAGGGTGCAGGCAATGATTTTGTTTTAATCGATAACCGTCTCCAAACATTTCAATATAAGGATAATAATCTTGTTCACCAACTGTGTGACAGGCGTTTTGGTATTGGTGCAGACGGTTTAATGCTGCTTCAGAGTCACTCAGCATACGATTTTGAAATGCTTTATTTCAATGCAGACGGAAACCTGGGCAGCATGTGTGGAAACGGGGGAAGATGTATCGTAGCCTTCGCTAAACATTTAGGCATTATAGACACGCAAACTAACTTTCTGGCAGTTGACGGCCCTCATTATGCCAAAATTTCAGAGAAAGGGAACTGGGTTGATCTGCAAATGATCGATGTATATCAAATTGGCAGAGACGGGGAAGCTTATGTACTCAATACAGGTTCTCCGCACTATGTAACACAGGTCACTGCACTTAAAGAAATGGATGTCTTTAAACAAGGCACCATGATCCGTAACAATGCGACTTATAAAAAAGACGGAATTAATGTAAATTTCGTAGAAGACAAAGGTGACCATCTGTTTATACGCACTTTTGAACGTGGCGTAGAAGACGAAACTTTTGCGTGCGGAACCGGGGTTACTGCTGTTGCACTGGCTATGGCTAAACATCATGGAAAAACCGGCAGCCAGGTAACCGAGATAGAAGTACTGGGCGGAAACCTTCGTGTTGGCTTCCAGTATGACGGACATGAATTCACCAAAGTATTTTTATGCGGCCCGGCAGAACTGGTTTTCGAAGGAAAATATTAA
- a CDS encoding Do family serine endopeptidase → MKKIAFIVLAAFIGGAVAIGGYKMFERSTSGMTLTEKQNVLFASNPVKISSTGAVDFVQAAAAVSPAVVHIRTTFKAEGSDGGGSGSPMDMMEEFFGGRGGRRSRAPRAASGSGVILTPDGYIVTNNHVVDNADKIQVVLSDRRKVEAKVIGRDPNTDLALIKVDASDLPVVKMGNSDNVQVGEWVLAVGFPLDLQTTVTAGIVSAKSRAIGILNRDQQPTEEEYEEYQRTGKAPARTNSAIESYIQTDAAINPGNSGGALVNANGELIGINAAIASQTGTNEGYGFAIPVNLAKKILEDFKKYGSVKRGYVGVTFQELNADAAENLKISDVSGLYVNDVMPNGGGAAAGIKKGDIIKKVEGREVFASPDLQEKIGRMSPGDKVQLTISRDGKEQNVNVTLKGDESLNKAKTLVAAKTTGTTMSKLGASFAPASPAIKAKFGVKNGVVVTGVEPGKAFDNLDIPKGLLVTSINGKPVNSAKDVEAALPTSKNGKTTVAGIGPNGNYTFSFN, encoded by the coding sequence ATGAAAAAAATAGCATTCATAGTTTTAGCTGCATTCATTGGAGGTGCAGTAGCAATTGGCGGTTATAAAATGTTTGAACGCAGTACAAGCGGAATGACATTGACTGAAAAGCAAAATGTTCTTTTTGCAAGTAACCCGGTAAAAATTTCTTCAACGGGGGCAGTTGACTTCGTTCAGGCTGCGGCGGCGGTTTCCCCGGCGGTAGTACATATCAGAACAACATTTAAGGCAGAAGGCTCAGACGGAGGAGGCTCGGGCTCTCCGATGGATATGATGGAAGAATTCTTCGGCGGCCGTGGAGGCAGAAGGTCACGTGCGCCAAGGGCCGCTTCTGGTTCGGGTGTGATCTTAACACCTGATGGTTATATTGTAACCAATAACCACGTGGTAGACAATGCAGATAAAATTCAGGTAGTGCTTTCAGACCGCCGTAAAGTAGAAGCTAAGGTAATTGGCAGAGATCCGAATACAGACCTTGCTTTAATCAAAGTAGATGCTTCAGATTTACCAGTAGTAAAAATGGGTAACTCTGATAATGTTCAGGTGGGAGAATGGGTATTGGCTGTAGGCTTCCCATTGGATTTACAAACTACGGTAACCGCTGGTATTGTCAGTGCTAAATCCCGTGCAATCGGTATTTTAAACAGAGATCAGCAGCCTACTGAAGAGGAATATGAAGAATATCAGCGTACAGGTAAAGCACCAGCAAGAACAAACAGTGCAATTGAGTCTTATATTCAGACTGATGCAGCCATTAACCCTGGAAACAGTGGTGGTGCACTAGTGAATGCAAACGGTGAGCTGATTGGAATCAATGCAGCAATCGCTTCTCAAACGGGTACAAATGAAGGATATGGATTTGCTATTCCTGTAAACCTTGCTAAAAAAATCTTAGAAGATTTCAAAAAATACGGCAGTGTAAAACGCGGTTATGTAGGGGTTACTTTCCAGGAATTGAATGCTGATGCAGCAGAAAATCTGAAAATCAGTGATGTTTCAGGTCTGTATGTAAATGATGTGATGCCAAATGGTGGTGGCGCAGCTGCAGGAATTAAAAAAGGAGATATCATCAAAAAAGTAGAAGGCAGAGAAGTTTTTGCTTCCCCTGATCTTCAGGAAAAAATTGGTCGCATGAGTCCTGGTGATAAAGTGCAGCTGACTATTTCCAGAGATGGCAAAGAGCAGAACGTAAACGTTACTTTGAAAGGTGATGAAAGCTTAAATAAAGCAAAAACTCTGGTTGCTGCAAAAACAACAGGTACAACAATGAGTAAACTGGGTGCTTCATTTGCACCAGCTTCACCAGCAATCAAAGCTAAATTTGGTGTTAAAAACGGAGTTGTAGTAACAGGTGTTGAGCCTGGTAAGGCATTTGATAACCTGGATATCCCAAAAGGATTGTTAGTGACCAGTATCAATGGGAAACCAGTAAACAGTGCTAAAGATGTGGAGGCAGCATTGCCAACTTCTAAAAACGGAAAGACAACTGTAGCGGGAATCGGACCTAATGGAAATTACACTTTCAGTTTTAACTAA
- a CDS encoding succinate dehydrogenase cytochrome b subunit encodes MASFGNAFSSSIGKKLIMGITGLFLILFLIVHCFINSLIFLNDGGLTFNLGAHFMATNWLIRGSEVILMIGLLLHIVQGLRLTFQNQASRPVKYAVNDGNANSKWYSRSMGLLGTLLLIFLIVHLSNFWVVSRFTGIPTTDSNGHEDLFAVMRETFQNVWIVVLYVLAMASLAYHLLHGFASAFQTLGWNHKKYSPLIKGFGVWYSIIIALLFAAMPIAVHTGLIK; translated from the coding sequence ATGGCTAGTTTCGGAAACGCTTTTTCCTCGTCTATAGGAAAAAAACTAATAATGGGTATCACCGGCCTGTTTCTTATTTTATTTCTAATTGTGCATTGCTTTATCAATTCGTTGATATTCCTGAATGACGGTGGATTAACATTCAATCTTGGGGCTCACTTTATGGCTACAAACTGGTTAATCAGAGGGTCAGAAGTTATACTGATGATTGGTTTGCTTTTACACATTGTACAGGGCCTTCGTCTGACTTTTCAAAATCAGGCTTCCCGTCCGGTAAAATATGCAGTGAATGACGGAAATGCAAATAGTAAGTGGTACTCCCGCTCCATGGGATTATTAGGGACATTATTGTTAATCTTCCTGATTGTGCATTTATCTAATTTCTGGGTAGTATCTCGTTTTACAGGTATCCCTACAACAGATTCAAATGGACATGAAGATTTGTTCGCAGTAATGAGAGAGACTTTTCAAAATGTTTGGATCGTGGTTTTATATGTCCTTGCAATGGCATCTTTAGCTTACCATTTATTACATGGTTTCGCTTCTGCATTCCAGACCTTAGGATGGAACCACAAAAAGTATAGTCCGCTGATCAAAGGATTTGGTGTATGGTATTCGATTATCATCGCCTTACTTTTTGCAGCTATGCCTATTGCAGTGCATACAGGACTTATTAAATAA
- a CDS encoding fumarate reductase/succinate dehydrogenase flavoprotein subunit — MADFNANIPEGELTVKWTKLRSSMPLVNPANKRSIEIIVVGSGLAGASAAATLAEMGYKVKCFCFQDSPRRAHSIAAQGGINAAKNYQNDGDSVYRLFYDTIKGGDYRSREANVHRLAEVSANIIDQCVAQGVPLAREYGGLLDNRSFGGTQVQRTFYAAGQTGQQLLLGAYSALERQIGMGKVEMFTRHEMLDIVKIEGKARGIIARNLITGELERHFGHAVLLGTGGYGNVFYLSTNAMGSNVTAAWKAHKKGAFFGNPCFTQIHPTCIPVSGDHQSKLTLMSESLRNDGRIWVSKKKDDQRIATDIPEEERDYYLERRYPAFGNLVPRDVASRAAKERCDAGYGVGVSKLAVYLDFKANTERYGRIEASVHNIHNPDKETCMRLGREVIKEKYGNLFDMYKQITGEDPYELPMRIYPAVHYTMGGLWVDYNLMTTVPGLYALGEANFSDHGANRLGASALMQGLADGYFVIPYTIGSYISKELATKAIPLDHPAFVEAEASVKAILDKFISIKGTKSVDYFHKKLGKIMWEKCGMARNAKGLSEAIVEIQQLRKDFWSDVRVPGSTDEFNPELEKAGRVADFIELGELMCMDALNRNESCGGHFREEYQTEEGEALRDDENYAYVSAWEYKDDVKFELHKEELKFENIKIAQRSYK, encoded by the coding sequence ATGGCAGATTTTAATGCAAATATACCGGAAGGGGAACTGACCGTGAAATGGACTAAGCTGAGGTCTTCAATGCCTCTGGTTAATCCGGCGAATAAAAGAAGTATAGAAATTATAGTAGTAGGTTCAGGACTTGCAGGTGCTTCGGCAGCAGCAACCCTTGCCGAAATGGGATATAAAGTTAAATGTTTTTGTTTCCAGGATTCACCGAGAAGAGCACACTCTATTGCAGCTCAGGGTGGTATCAATGCAGCAAAAAATTATCAGAATGATGGTGACAGTGTTTACCGTTTATTTTACGATACCATTAAAGGTGGTGATTACCGCTCCCGTGAAGCTAACGTTCACCGTTTAGCTGAGGTCAGTGCGAATATCATTGACCAGTGTGTGGCTCAGGGAGTTCCTCTGGCAAGAGAGTATGGTGGTTTACTGGATAACCGTTCATTCGGTGGTACTCAGGTTCAGCGTACGTTTTATGCTGCCGGACAAACAGGCCAGCAGTTATTACTAGGTGCTTACAGTGCTTTGGAGCGTCAGATTGGTATGGGTAAAGTGGAGATGTTTACCCGTCATGAAATGCTTGACATTGTTAAAATTGAAGGTAAAGCCCGTGGTATTATTGCCCGTAACTTAATTACAGGTGAACTGGAACGTCACTTCGGCCATGCGGTATTGTTAGGAACTGGTGGTTACGGAAACGTATTCTATCTTTCTACCAATGCGATGGGAAGTAATGTGACTGCTGCCTGGAAAGCACACAAAAAAGGAGCTTTCTTTGGTAATCCTTGTTTTACCCAGATTCACCCTACATGTATCCCGGTATCGGGAGATCACCAATCGAAATTAACCCTGATGTCTGAGTCATTACGTAATGACGGACGTATCTGGGTTTCCAAGAAAAAAGATGATCAGCGTATAGCAACAGATATTCCTGAAGAGGAAAGAGATTATTATTTAGAGCGTCGTTATCCTGCTTTCGGTAACCTTGTACCACGTGACGTGGCTTCAAGAGCTGCCAAAGAGCGTTGTGACGCTGGTTATGGTGTTGGTGTATCAAAACTGGCTGTATACCTGGATTTCAAAGCAAATACAGAGCGTTATGGACGTATTGAGGCCTCAGTACACAATATCCACAATCCGGATAAAGAAACCTGCATGCGCTTAGGCCGTGAGGTGATCAAAGAGAAATACGGAAACTTGTTTGACATGTACAAACAGATTACCGGTGAAGATCCTTATGAATTACCAATGCGTATTTATCCTGCAGTTCACTATACAATGGGCGGACTTTGGGTAGATTATAACCTGATGACTACTGTGCCGGGCTTATATGCTTTAGGTGAAGCTAACTTCTCTGATCATGGTGCTAACCGTTTAGGTGCTTCTGCTTTGATGCAGGGACTTGCGGATGGTTACTTTGTAATCCCTTATACTATCGGTTCTTATATTTCTAAAGAGCTGGCTACTAAAGCAATCCCTCTGGATCATCCTGCATTTGTGGAGGCTGAAGCGAGTGTTAAAGCAATACTTGATAAATTTATCTCCATTAAAGGGACTAAATCTGTAGACTACTTCCATAAGAAATTAGGTAAGATCATGTGGGAAAAATGTGGAATGGCCCGTAATGCAAAAGGACTTTCTGAGGCGATTGTGGAAATACAGCAATTGCGTAAAGATTTCTGGTCTGATGTACGTGTCCCTGGTTCAACAGATGAATTCAATCCTGAGTTGGAAAAAGCTGGCCGTGTGGCTGACTTTATCGAATTAGGTGAGCTGATGTGTATGGATGCATTGAACAGAAATGAATCATGCGGAGGTCACTTCAGAGAAGAATATCAGACTGAAGAAGGTGAAGCCTTAAGAGATGATGAAAACTATGCTTACGTATCTGCATGGGAATACAAGGATGATGTTAAGTTTGAACTTCATAAAGAAGAGCTGAAATTCGAGAACATCAAAATTGCACAAAGAAGTTATAAATAA
- a CDS encoding succinate dehydrogenase/fumarate reductase iron-sulfur subunit, with amino-acid sequence MSTGNMNLTLKIWRQKNNKAKGNLVDYKISEISPDMSFLEMFDVLNEQLINKGEEPVVFDHDCREGICGACSMYINGRPHGPKEGITTCQLHMRSFKDGDTIVVEPWRAKAFPVIKDLTVDRTAFDRIIAAGGFISVNTGNAQDANALPIPKFQADLAFEAAACIGCGACVATCKNASAMLFTSAKISQLALLPQGQPERYRRVQSMVAQMDAEGFGNCTNTGACEAECPKGISLENIARMNRDFYSAKFVSEEEV; translated from the coding sequence ATGAGTACAGGAAATATGAATTTAACGCTGAAAATCTGGCGTCAGAAGAATAACAAAGCCAAAGGTAATTTGGTAGACTACAAAATATCAGAAATTTCTCCTGATATGTCTTTCTTAGAAATGTTCGACGTTTTAAATGAGCAGCTAATTAATAAAGGTGAAGAGCCGGTAGTTTTCGACCATGATTGCAGAGAAGGTATTTGCGGTGCATGTTCAATGTATATTAATGGAAGACCACATGGACCAAAAGAAGGTATTACTACCTGTCAGTTGCACATGCGTTCTTTCAAAGATGGTGATACCATTGTGGTAGAACCGTGGAGAGCGAAGGCTTTTCCAGTCATTAAAGATTTAACGGTAGATCGTACTGCATTCGATAGAATTATTGCAGCAGGAGGGTTTATTTCGGTAAATACGGGTAATGCGCAAGATGCGAATGCACTGCCAATCCCTAAGTTCCAGGCAGATTTAGCTTTCGAGGCTGCGGCTTGTATAGGTTGCGGTGCTTGTGTGGCTACTTGTAAAAATGCATCTGCGATGTTATTTACTTCAGCTAAGATTTCTCAATTGGCTTTATTGCCTCAGGGTCAGCCAGAGCGTTACCGCCGTGTACAAAGTATGGTTGCGCAGATGGATGCTGAAGGATTTGGTAACTGTACCAATACCGGTGCTTGTGAGGCTGAATGTCCTAAAGGAATTTCTTTAGAGAATATTGCAAGAATGAACAGAGACTTTTATTCCGCAAAATTTGTTTCTGAGGAAGAAGTTTAA